The Syntrophorhabdaceae bacterium DNA window GTTGATTGACAACAAAGGTCATAACACCTGACCTGTTCCAGTTTGAGGGAAATGCGACCATGGCAAAACCTGCAACCATATTGCCATTAATAACGTAATTGTATTTTCCCCCTGGTGCATTTTCCCCCTGTCTCGTTAGGATTCTAAAATAATAACCGTGAAACGGCGTTGACTCTTGTCTGAAAGCTGCTTTTTCCCTCTTATATCCTTCCTTCCAAGCTTGAGCGACGAGTTCCCCGAGGGGACTTACCTCTTCTCCTGGCTTTGTCCTCCAGAAAAGACCATTCTTTCTGCCAGGATCGCTTCGTAACTTCTGTGCATAGGCCAGCACTCCAGTATCCTCCCAGTCCTTTAGTGCATACTCTCGCTGCGCCTTCACGTACGAACGGCAGACCAGTATGGCGGTGAGTTCATTTTCCCCAATACGACGGTTTAGAATTTCTTCCTTACCTGCTTCAGTATCAAAAAGCCACTGGCCGTCTTTTTTAACAATCGGAATTGGAAAGGGCCACTTTTCATTACCTACGTGAAGGATAACCGTTGATTCATTCTCTTTGACAAGGTCAGTCCTTTCCGCCAAATGCTTCGCAAGTGACTCAAGGGCGGCAGCGTGCTGCACCTCGTCATCAGAGATAAGCTCTTTTCTGGCAGGTCCGAATATCTGATCCAGTGCAGCCGCGTCGTTTGACTTTACAGCTTCAACCAAGGCCTTCAGAGCATCTTCTGGCGAGGTAAAATATCGCTGAGACGCTTCCCCAGTGTCTGGCAAGATCCACATAATGGCTAAGGCTGTCACTGCCAAGAGCGCAGAGACAAAAACCATCCTCTTTACCGAATCAAATATGGAGTCATTTAAACTGGTCTTCATAATATCCTTCCTTTCCTCATTCAGTCATGTTCCTAGTAGGAAGCTCTATAAGACGCCCTACCTCAATTACGGCGTTTGCCGCTGCTGGACGCACCGCCACCTGTTGGAACGTTGCCCCTTTTTACTGG harbors:
- a CDS encoding DUF2950 domain-containing protein; translation: MKTSLNDSIFDSVKRMVFVSALLAVTALAIMWILPDTGEASQRYFTSPEDALKALVEAVKSNDAAALDQIFGPARKELISDDEVQHAAALESLAKHLAERTDLVKENESTVILHVGNEKWPFPIPIVKKDGQWLFDTEAGKEEILNRRIGENELTAILVCRSYVKAQREYALKDWEDTGVLAYAQKLRSDPGRKNGLFWRTKPGEEVSPLGELVAQAWKEGYKREKAAFRQESTPFHGYYFRILTRQGENAPGGKYNYVINGNMVAGFAMVAFPSNWNRSGVMTFVVNQQGKVYQKNLGPETTKIAQEMKLYDPDRTWTLVKE